The genomic DNA ATGCTATACACGCAACAGACGGGAGTCACGCAGGGCCGCGGTCGGAAAATCGAGCGCGAGGACGCTCCCTGGCGCTCGCGTGCTGGATTGGAATCGCGAGACGTCCCCCGGCCAATCCGGCCCGTGGATCTGGACGTCGCCGCACATGGCCGGGCCGCACCCGAACGGCAAGCACGGATTGGCGACGTCGTCCGCGCCCCTTGTTGGTCCTTGGCCCTCTCTCTCCTTATCGTCAAACAAAGGCTGAAGCTTTATCCTTCCAGATCACCTCAGCGTCAGGGCCGTAGCAAATGCCAAACGGGAAGCTTGCCGAACCATCGTACCTGTACCTGTACCTGAAGCTCGCTCTCAGccgtcgctccgccgctcgtcACGTACCGGTCCCGTCGTTATTCATGCCTCCTAACCTCGGCGAGGCGACGCCGGACTTCCACGGCCCGCTAGCAGGGGACGGAATGGGCGGCCGGAGATGAGTTGCGCCTGTGAAAAACTGAGAACTTCTGTTTCGTCCGATCGAGCAGCATCTTTCTTACAAGTTCAGTGTTCGGAGAGCGAGCGCTCCAAATACTGTGGAAGGCTTTGAGCTCACGTGGCCCGGTCTGGCACCGTGGATCTCGACTCTCGAgcgccggccgcggcagcgAGCCAGCGAGCCAGCGGCCTGCTCGAGTCGCGCAGTCCCGGTCGCCAACTCGGcgtgctcctccgccgcgcgctcAAAACCATCGCGGATTCCTCGGTCTCTCACGTCCGGTCCGGTCCCGTCTCGTCCTGCCTGCCCACGGGCGGGGAAGAAAACACAACGCGGCCTTCGCTTATCTACGGCTCGTGCTCCGCGCTCTGTTTTCTTCCGTTCCGGCCCATCGCGTGCGTCCCAGCTGCTCAGCCGCGGCCGGAAACGCaaggaagaagatggccattAGCGGGGCGGCGTCGCGTGGCgctgccgacggcggcggctcggcggcctcgCTGCCGGGCCTCGAGCACCCACTCCTCCACGCCTACGAGGCGCGCAAggaccccgcggcggcggccgaccgCGAGGCGCTGTGCTTCGGCCcggacgccgccggcggcgcgagctTCGTGCGCACCTGCTTCAACGGCCTCAACGCCCTCTCCGGTGAGTGAGCGTTCTTGCTTGCTGCAATCCGGCGGCGTTCGTGCCAGTTCGCTCGCTCTACCGGGGCACGGAGTACAGGGGGTTGCTCGCTAAGCTtctgctccttttttttcttttttcttcaggCGTCGGGCTGCTGTCCATCCCGTACGCGCTGTCGGAGGGCGGGTGGCTGAGCCTGGCGCTCCTGCTCGTCGTCGCGGCGGCCTGCTGCTACACGGGCCTGCTCCTGCAGCGGTGCATGGACGCGTCCCCGGCCGCGCGGGGGTACCCGGAGATCGGCGAGCTCGCgttcggccgcggcggccgcctcgcCGCGTCCGCGTTCCTCTACGCCGAGCTCTACCTCGTCGCCGTCGGCTTCCTCATCCTCGAGGGGGACAACCTGGACAAGCTGTTCCCGGGCGCCAGCCTCGGCCTCGCGCTCGCCGggggccgccgcctcgtcgtcgtctcCGGGAAGCACCTCTTCGTCGTGCTCGTCGCCCTCGTCATCCTGCCCACCACGTGGCTCCGGAGCCTGGGTGTGCTCGCCTACGTGTCGGCCAGCGGCGTCCTCGCGTCGGCCGTCGTGGTCGTCTGCGTGCTGTGGACCGCGGTGGCCGACGGCGTCGGGTTCCGGGCGCAGGGGAGGATGCTCAATGTCGGTGGCCTGCCAACGGCTCTCGGCCTGTACACCTTCTGCTACTGCGGCCATGCCATCTTCCCAACGCTCTGCAACTCCATGAGGGAAAAGAAGAAGTTCTCCCAGGTGAGTGGCAACCCTGATTCTGATGTCTTCTTCAGTACTCCCCATCTCCAAAGCTTAATTTTgattgattttttatttttataaaaatatttatcacaaagtgatatatttatattttatgaaaatatttttcagaACAAATCTATCCATATGATTTTTGTATTTTAAAACTTAACaatttaaaaaatattcattatttatattttcaataTTCTACCTAAATCTTATCCTGAACGACTTTCTTCATACTCCTGAACGACTTTCTCTACGAGTATGAAGTAAGTAACACATACATAAATGATACCTGGAAACAAAATACtgatctttttcttttcttcttgttaCCTCTGCATTTTTTATTTGCGTAGAATATGATTTTCTTTAGTATTGAAATAAAAAATGTGAATATGTCCTAAAAAATGATATTTTCTGGCAAGAGTTTCAGGTACCAcaataaggaaaaaaaatgtaacTATGTTGCAGTGTTTGACCATCATTTAATCAACTATTCCACGTTCAATCAGTCTGATCCATACTAGCCCTAATTGCGAAACAATTTTCACTGGCTTGGcttgtttaatttttttaggaaaaaacAGCTTTCGGTACTACTAAGGCTGTCTCCAACAACGAGTAGGCAAACACGAGACCCATTCTTGGGTTTGGGTCATGCACAGTGAAATCGAGGGAATGCATATTCTACTCGTCTCCAACAACAGCACCCATCCTCCGCTAGCTATCCCCATCTCCATGCCGGCACCGCCGTCTCCTACCCGTGCCGCGACGGCCCGGCTCCtccccggcgacgacgacgatgggaTCTCGCAGTCGCCTCCTCGCGGCCCCTGCTGCCTCTATGGATGGCGGTGCGCGGAGAGGCGAGGTGCGGCCTCCAACTCCGGCGATCGGCGGCCCGCAGTGGCACTgaggcgagcagcagcagcacggcggcgggagcggtgGCAGCGCGAGCGGCAAAGCGCGGTGGCGGGTCCGACGTGGAGCCTGCAGTGGGGCGGCTCGATTCGGCGCGGTCTGGTGGAGTGAGGCTCCCTCTCCAGCAGCTCGAGGCGGCTCCAACGGCGGCGCGCGAGGCCTGGTGGTGCGGTGCTCGAGGCTGCTCCAGCGGCGGAGCAAGGGCGCGATCGGGCCTCACGACAGCGGCTTCTGATGGTCCTCTCCTGCACAGCCGCTCGCTCGCCCTCCCCTCGCCCCCGCGTGCGCAGTGGCCGTGCCCAGGGCGGCTCGGCGAGCTGGTGGTCCCCGCCGAGGCGGCGGACCGGCTGCTGTCGTCGGCCGCAGACTCGGTCATCATCGCGCTCGCCTCCGCGGCGCTGATCCCTCGGCTGGGGAGGAGGCGTCGGGACCCcatccgccccgccgccgcgcgaatCCATGGCGCAGAGGGAGGAGCTCGGGCGTGGATGCGGCGGCTGTCTCGAGCCGAGGGGAGCTCGGGCGGGTGGATGCGAGAGACGGAGCTGagtggagctcgagctcggagcAGGCGAAGGAGGCCATCGCGCGCGCGGAGGGAGGGGAGCGCGCCAGAGGAATGGGTTGCAGTGGGGAGGCGACGCAACTTTGCGTTGCGCCTCGCAGGCGACGCAAAATGGGTCCCTTGTTTGGGTTGTCTGTTGGAGCGCGGTTTTGATACCCAAATATACTATGCGGAACCTATTTTGGGTATAGGTCGCCCTTTGGGTCATCTGTTAGAGTCAGCCTAACATCTGTCCTGCACATCGCATTACCATTTATATAATAATCCACGTAGCCCCTCGGAAACATACCATTTGCCATTTTTTTTCGTAGGTAGGAAATTGACGTGTCTTCTGTTTTGTTGTCTTTCACAATAGTGCAATTCTAGTGTTATAGTAGTATACATGAAACACATCACAGAATCAAAAGGGTACTACTGAAGTAGCTAATAGTTTTTCTCCTGCATTTCGTTAAACAAATGTTATTGTTTGGCGGTAACTCCGACATGTGATGCTGCATAGTGCCTCGGAGTCAGCTGCACTGTCGCCTTATCGTTCGGTAGCAAAAAAATTGTGTCGATTGTTTTGTCTTGTACGATGGTTGTTTAACATTGAACAGCAGAAGGGGGGAAATATCTGATAGTGATTTGAACAGTACCATTTTACTGCCCCTGACGAACTGAAATTACTACTCTGCATTCGGCTTGCGTAGGTGCTTGCCATATGCTTCGCCGCCTGCACCCTGAACTACGGATCCATGGCGATCCTCGGCTACCTTATGTACGGCGACGACGTCAAGTCCCAGGTGACGCTGAACCTGCCGGAGGGGAGGATCAGCTCGAAGCTGGCCATCTACACGACGCTCATCAACCCGTTCTCCAAGTACGCCCTGATGGTGAcgccgctggcggcggcggtcgaggaGAGGCTGCTCACCGCCGGCACCAAGAGCAAGAGGTCCTTCAGCGTAGCGATCAGGACCCTCCTCGTCGGCAGCACGGtcgccgtcgcgctcgccgtGCCCTTCTTCGGCCACCTGATGGCGCTCGTGGGCTCGCTCCTCAGCGTCATGGCCTCGATGCTGCTCCCCTGCGTCTTCTACCTCAGGATCTTCGGCGTGGCGCGGTGCGGCAGGGCGGAGGTCGCGCTGATCGCCGCGATCCTCGTTCTTGGCTCCCTGGTCGCCGCCACGGGGACGTACTCTTCTCTGAAGAAGATTGTTCACGAGTTCTGAAGAAGACGTGAGTGTTTCAGCAGATGTGTCTCAGACAATAATTGCAAGATGTTGTCGATGAGGCAGGGGAACATGGATGATCTGCTGACGAGACACAAGACGAGCAGGGAGTCTGCTAGATATGGGCATGTGTTGCTATCCCATCTTGAGGCATGTACTTCTTTTGTAAGAGAAGCATGTAGTCATTTGCCATTGTAGGAGGCTAGGAGCCTTATTAGGTGGACACTCAACGAAATCTGCTCCAAGAAGCAAGTAAAATGAGGAACTTGTTTCATTTGTTTAGTTGTCAGAAGAGCAGCGTTCGCTTACTACTTTCAGAAGTCCAGGCCAACGTGCTCATACGGGACCGATTTCCGTCTTACAGAGTCACTAGTGGAGAAACCGAATTAGAATCTTTCTCTGAGACTAATTTTCGCATTTCAATCAGTTTAATGTCGTAACTGTATATGAAACAGAGCTGAATTGGCGCACTGAAGTGTCAGCACTAAAGAAGAAACAAGGGCAGCAGGCGCAAGCGCAACACATAATCAGACATCTGATTAGCTAAAGAAGCTTCAAGAAATCGATCGTCATACAACACGCATCGATTCCGACACAACGGAGCGACAACAACCATCCGTGTCACATGGCTAAACCAAGCGCTACAGGGAAAAGTTATTACAGTGTTTTCcaggggaaaaaaaagaggagcaCAGGCAGCGGCAGCTGCAGAAGGAACAGAAGCAGGAAGGAATACGAGCAGCGGAAAGCAGAGGGAACGAAGGGCGATGGCGCCTCAAGCGCATGCGCATCAGAGGGAGATCAAGCCCTCCTTGACGCCGAGGGCGAAGAGGAGGATGACGAAGCCCGCGGCGATGCACTGCGTGCTGGTCACCACCGTCTGGTTGTACGCCAGCAGCGTGACGGCGGCGCCCACGCACCCGATGAGGAACCCGCTCAGGTTCCggtccatgccgccgccgccgacgctccttgCCTCGGCACCTCGCTCCCGGTCGCTGCTCCGCTTCGTGCTTGGAAGCTGTTGCGTGTGGTGTGGACCGTGGACGAGATGAGGGGTGgatggggaagaagaaggggagttAAGGCGGCAAAGTCAACGGCTTCGGTTCGGTGGTGATAAGGGGCCACGGGGTCAGCTTATGGAGGGCGCGGAAGGCCGCAGCCCGCAGGTGGCGCCTTCAGGCCTGGGAAGCGCCGATCCGGGATGTCACTTGGCAACTCCCTTGTAGGATTATCTTGCAGAGCTTGCCGACTGGTCTAACCACTTTGTTCCTCAACAGTTCAACACGCTCACAGGTGACATTCAGATGGTCAAATTGCaccgatcttttttttttttaaaaaaagtagaAGTTGTTCATTTGAACGAACATTTTTAGAAAATGATTTCATGTGCGACCAGAAGCCGCCGCATCGTGTTAGTTCAGAATCTTTGATCCTGTTTCGTCTCTGAAAACTGAAGAATAGGATTCGTGTGTCAAGGCTTCTGAGTTCTACTGGTCCGGACGGCCTCGGAGTCGGAGGAGAAAGACTGGGCTGCTAGGTCCAGTTCCCTAATGGGCTGAAATATAGTGGGCCTTTGTGGTGGGTTGGAATCCGATGCAGCCCAGTACAGTGTAGTGGCTTCTCGGCCCAGCCTGGAGACTTCAGGCCTTTCTAGTCCATCCGTGACGCCAGATTGGCAGTCGAGATTTCCCTGAAAACAAAAGGAGAGATTGCCAGTTGTGAGAATATACTCCATCCgtccaaaaaaaaatgtaaatctcGCTTCCCGagaaattaaatatttttaattttaaataaatttatacaaaaaattACTAATATTTGTGTCTCCAAATTGATATAGTATAGAAATATGTTACATGATTAATTTAAAAATACTTATGTtgtaatatatatattagtactattttgtataaattcggTCAAAGTTGGAATTGTTTGAGCCCTCGGTAAATgagatttatatttttttaggacggagggagtatgcggCAAGTCCTGTACTCCCGGAAAGTAATGGTTCTTTGTAGTTTGTACAGAGCATTCCATTGGTGCGATCCTGAACTGCTACAACAATGATAGTAGAATTATATCATATCCTATGTTGGTTCAACTCTCCCCCCATAATCAATGTGGGACTAATCCCAACAATCACACATTGGTCAGTGCCCACACCACACTCCACCAGTGACCGGCTCCACACACAAGCACATATGAGCCTCACACCCGCAAGTCCACCACAAGGAGATTGCGGACCCAAccctgataccaattgttggcCCAAAACTAGGAGAGTTGGCCCAACCGGGTGCACACCTGGAGGAAGTCCTGCTACACCCAAAAACTAGCCCAAGAGGTGAGAGACTCCCCCACTTTTATAttggttcaactctccctcCACAATCAATGTGGGACTAATCCCAACAACTATCACACTACACTACAAAGCCTTTATTCTAATCAAATAAAAGGCTGCTGCATAATTCAACGCGGAGAAGCCGGTCAGGACGTACGGA from Panicum virgatum strain AP13 chromosome 7N, P.virgatum_v5, whole genome shotgun sequence includes the following:
- the LOC120682553 gene encoding amino acid transporter AVT1I-like gives rise to the protein MAISGAASRGAADGGGSAASLPGLEHPLLHAYEARKDPAAAADREALCFGPDAAGGASFVRTCFNGLNALSGVGLLSIPYALSEGGWLSLALLLVVAAACCYTGLLLQRCMDASPAARGYPEIGELAFGRGGRLAASAFLYAELYLVAVGFLILEGDNLDKLFPGASLGLALAGGRRLVVVSGKHLFVVLVALVILPTTWLRSLGVLAYVSASGVLASAVVVVCVLWTAVADGVGFRAQGRMLNVGGLPTALGLYTFCYCGHAIFPTLCNSMREKKKFSQVLAICFAACTLNYGSMAILGYLMYGDDVKSQVTLNLPEGRISSKLAIYTTLINPFSKYALMVTPLAAAVEERLLTAGTKSKRSFSVAIRTLLVGSTVAVALAVPFFGHLMALVGSLLSVMASMLLPCVFYLRIFGVARCGRAEVALIAAILVLGSLVAATGTYSSLKKIVHEF